The following coding sequences are from one Burkholderia stabilis window:
- the tssF gene encoding type VI secretion system baseplate subunit TssF, translating to MDPRLLDYYNQELIYMRELAAEFARAHPKIARRLGMQAGEVADPYVERLIESFSFMAARMQIKLDAEFPRFTERLLEVIYPNYVAPTPSISIARLYPGQSEGNLVDGYRLPRGTAFTAQVPDGERTACRFTSGQDVTLWPLAITDVRLTGIPPDIPALERYCPPDTRVRGALRIRLATTGNMRIVDLKGLDRLPVYLAGDEQVASHLFELLHAGGIASVIGAPGEFGMPGRPPAAVTDRAVEYEGLGTDQSLLPLNWAKFHGHNLLHEYFACPARFWFFALNGLAEGFSRVNGREVEIVVLLDRAPGPLANLVDASRFALFCTPVINLFRKHTDRVEISPRDTEFHLVPARLTPLDYEVFSVSAAYGQVAATSSELEFRPLYQTLNNDEGNHGRYFSMRRERRLLSDSARRYGTRTPYVGTEVFLSLVDQAEAPYGENIRFLSVEALLTNRDLATLVPRNGVHDLETAQSAPVDSIGLIRPPSAPLPPYAEREMAWRLIRQLNFNYLPLETLDHREGGQGLRDLLRLYLVDSDAGQCRQVESLVGAKTRPVTRKLPGAGPMTFGRGIECVLTVDETGFSGVSPYLFGTILEHWLARHVSINSFTQTELHSMQRGRIARWPARTGTRGAL from the coding sequence ATGGACCCGCGACTGCTCGATTACTACAACCAGGAACTCATTTACATGCGCGAGCTCGCCGCCGAGTTCGCACGTGCGCATCCGAAGATCGCGCGCCGGCTCGGCATGCAGGCCGGCGAAGTGGCCGACCCTTACGTCGAGCGCCTGATCGAATCGTTCAGCTTCATGGCAGCGCGCATGCAGATCAAGCTCGATGCGGAATTTCCGCGCTTCACGGAGCGACTGCTCGAGGTCATCTACCCGAACTACGTCGCGCCGACCCCGTCGATCTCGATCGCTCGCCTGTATCCCGGGCAGTCGGAAGGCAACCTCGTCGATGGCTATCGCCTTCCGCGCGGGACCGCGTTCACCGCGCAGGTTCCCGATGGCGAGCGCACGGCCTGCCGGTTCACGAGCGGACAGGACGTCACACTGTGGCCGCTCGCGATCACCGACGTGCGGCTGACCGGCATTCCACCGGACATCCCGGCGCTGGAGCGTTATTGTCCGCCCGATACGCGAGTGCGCGGGGCGTTGCGAATCAGGCTCGCGACCACCGGCAACATGCGGATCGTCGACCTGAAAGGGCTCGACCGGCTTCCGGTCTATCTGGCAGGTGACGAACAGGTCGCGTCGCATCTGTTTGAATTGCTGCATGCGGGCGGCATCGCCTCCGTGATCGGCGCGCCCGGCGAATTCGGCATGCCGGGCCGTCCGCCCGCGGCCGTCACCGACAGGGCGGTCGAATACGAAGGCCTGGGCACCGATCAAAGCCTGTTACCGCTCAACTGGGCCAAGTTCCACGGGCACAACCTGCTGCACGAATACTTTGCCTGTCCCGCACGGTTCTGGTTCTTCGCGTTGAACGGCCTTGCCGAAGGGTTCTCGCGCGTCAACGGCCGGGAAGTCGAGATCGTCGTCCTGCTTGACCGGGCGCCCGGGCCACTCGCCAATCTCGTCGATGCGTCGCGTTTCGCGCTCTTCTGCACGCCCGTCATCAATCTGTTCCGCAAGCATACCGACCGGGTCGAGATCTCGCCGCGCGATACCGAATTCCATCTGGTTCCGGCTCGACTCACGCCGCTCGACTACGAGGTGTTCTCGGTCAGCGCCGCCTATGGGCAGGTCGCCGCAACGTCCTCCGAACTCGAGTTCCGGCCGCTCTACCAGACGCTGAACAACGATGAAGGCAACCACGGCCGTTATTTTTCGATGCGGCGCGAGCGGCGCCTGCTGTCCGATTCGGCGCGCCGCTACGGGACGCGCACGCCATACGTGGGGACGGAGGTGTTTCTCTCGCTCGTCGACCAGGCCGAGGCGCCGTATGGCGAAAACATCCGCTTCCTGTCGGTCGAGGCGCTGTTGACGAACCGCGATCTCGCCACGCTCGTGCCACGCAACGGCGTGCACGACCTGGAGACGGCGCAGTCCGCGCCGGTCGACAGCATCGGCCTGATCCGCCCGCCGAGCGCACCGTTGCCGCCTTATGCCGAGCGGGAAATGGCGTGGCGCCTGATCCGCCAGTTGAACTTCAACTATCTGCCGCTCGAAACCCTCGATCACCGGGAGGGCGGGCAAGGCCTGCGCGACCTGTTGCGCCTGTATCTCGTGGATAGCGACGCCGGACAATGCAGGCAAGTCGAAAGCCTCGTGGGCGCGAAAACGCGCCCCGTAACGCGCAAGCTGCCGGGAGCCGGCCCGATGACCTTCGGCCGCGGCATCGAATGCGTACTGACGGTCGACGAGACAGGCTTCTCGGGCGTGAGTCCCTATCTTTTCGGCACGATCCTCGAACATTGGCTTGCGCGGCACGTGTCGATCAACAGCTTCACGCAGACGGAGCTGCACTCGATGCAACGCGGCCGGATCGCGCGCTGGCCAGCACGCACCGGCACGCGCGGAGCCCTGTGA
- the tssG gene encoding type VI secretion system baseplate subunit TssG, whose translation MKRATLPALLLDNALSPELLESLQAEPWRFGFLSLLRRIGANPAIDPVGSARRPQAEPFRLGQQPSLAFAPREIASAHEAGGRLKVRLFGLGMLGPNGPLPIHVTEIAKDRESGRRDTTTVDFFDIFHHRFFTLFYRAWASAQAAAGLDRKHDEQFSFYVASLVGQDIGEISRRPLPSHARLATSAHLVRESRNPDGLRTTLEHYFGVPVALEENVFHWIEIDPADCGRMGYPGAAATMGRGAVLGRVAPDRQHRFRIVIGPVDLDAYLRFTPQGEDLPRLVEWVRAFVGHELEWELELRIKPESAPPAMMGGRQRMGWSGWLGRPASDKPITGMRFEPERHARHFNRRDTASGH comes from the coding sequence ATGAAGCGCGCCACGCTCCCCGCGCTGCTGCTCGACAACGCGCTGTCACCCGAGTTGCTCGAGTCCCTGCAGGCCGAACCCTGGCGTTTCGGGTTCCTGTCGTTGCTGCGTCGAATCGGCGCGAACCCCGCGATCGATCCGGTCGGCAGCGCGCGCCGGCCGCAGGCCGAACCGTTCAGGCTGGGCCAGCAGCCGAGTCTGGCCTTCGCGCCGCGCGAAATCGCGAGCGCGCACGAGGCGGGCGGGCGACTCAAGGTGCGGCTGTTCGGCCTCGGCATGCTGGGGCCCAACGGCCCACTCCCCATCCACGTGACCGAAATCGCGAAGGATCGGGAAAGCGGCCGCCGCGACACGACCACGGTCGACTTCTTCGACATTTTTCACCACCGGTTCTTCACCCTGTTCTATCGTGCGTGGGCGTCCGCGCAGGCGGCTGCAGGCCTCGACCGGAAACACGACGAGCAATTCTCGTTCTACGTCGCCAGCCTTGTCGGACAGGACATCGGCGAGATCAGCCGACGCCCCCTTCCGTCGCATGCGCGCCTTGCCACCTCGGCCCATCTCGTTCGCGAATCGCGCAATCCGGACGGACTGCGCACCACGCTAGAACATTATTTCGGCGTCCCGGTCGCCCTCGAGGAAAACGTCTTTCACTGGATCGAAATCGATCCGGCCGACTGCGGGCGCATGGGCTACCCGGGCGCCGCCGCGACGATGGGCCGCGGCGCGGTGCTCGGGCGCGTCGCACCGGACCGCCAGCACCGGTTTCGCATCGTGATCGGTCCCGTCGATCTCGACGCGTACCTGCGTTTCACGCCGCAAGGTGAAGACCTGCCGCGACTCGTCGAGTGGGTGCGGGCATTCGTCGGTCACGAGCTCGAATGGGAACTCGAGCTTCGCATCAAACCCGAAAGCGCGCCGCCGGCCATGATGGGCGGACGGCAGCGGATGGGCTGGTCCGGCTGGCTGGGCCGTCCTGCATCCGACAAGCCGATCACCGGCATGCGCTTCGAGCCCGAACGCCATGCACGCCATTTCAATCGCCGCGATACGGCCTCCGGGCATTGA
- a CDS encoding ImpA family type VI secretion system protein — MSKKPSSTQNKPGRATVADTPHEDWFAPLSDTAPCGPDLEYDHDFVVLFAGAAPRRDVQYGAFVDSPDPLNWSEIERDCWRLMTRTKDMRVAVLHTRCRTRLGGVAGLADGTGLLAAWLQAFPEQVHPQADADNDRHAALEMRMNALQALSDPEGLLADVREIVLTRSTATRLQVRDVERAFAHPRPVDALAPDSVTLQLQNLREQQPSTMKAFDDAISNLSAIDTWCATHLDAYLPDFSPLIRLLRRFQASEPRVDTWSDTLPAVAHEECDTPVLAALAEPAASRARPDDEQVVSPDSTPVVAPALFAPADRRAALTLICAARRWFETNEPSSPIPVLLKRAEQFVGKRYVDVVKAIPPELLAQWEEADGS, encoded by the coding sequence ATGAGCAAGAAACCATCTTCCACGCAAAACAAGCCCGGCCGGGCGACCGTCGCGGACACGCCGCATGAGGACTGGTTCGCGCCGTTGAGTGATACGGCACCATGCGGCCCGGATCTCGAATACGACCATGATTTCGTGGTGCTGTTTGCCGGCGCCGCACCCAGGCGGGATGTGCAATACGGCGCATTCGTCGATTCGCCCGACCCGCTCAACTGGAGCGAGATCGAACGAGATTGTTGGCGGCTGATGACGCGAACGAAGGACATGCGCGTCGCCGTGCTGCATACGCGCTGCCGCACTCGCTTGGGCGGTGTGGCAGGTCTTGCCGATGGAACGGGGCTGCTGGCGGCCTGGTTGCAGGCGTTTCCGGAGCAGGTGCATCCGCAGGCCGATGCCGACAACGATCGTCATGCCGCGCTGGAGATGCGGATGAACGCATTGCAGGCGCTATCGGATCCGGAAGGGTTGCTGGCCGACGTGCGGGAAATCGTCCTGACACGATCGACCGCCACGCGGCTGCAGGTACGCGACGTCGAGCGTGCGTTCGCGCATCCGCGTCCGGTCGATGCGCTCGCACCCGATTCGGTCACGCTGCAGTTGCAGAACCTGCGCGAACAGCAGCCGTCGACGATGAAAGCCTTCGACGACGCGATCTCGAATCTCTCCGCCATCGATACGTGGTGTGCGACGCACCTCGACGCGTATCTACCGGATTTTTCCCCGTTGATCCGCCTGCTCCGGCGCTTTCAAGCAAGCGAACCGCGGGTCGATACCTGGTCCGACACCTTGCCTGCAGTCGCACACGAGGAATGCGATACGCCGGTGTTGGCGGCACTCGCCGAACCGGCCGCATCGCGGGCACGTCCGGATGACGAGCAGGTGGTTTCTCCAGACTCGACGCCCGTTGTTGCGCCCGCCCTCTTTGCGCCGGCGGACCGGCGGGCAGCGTTGACGTTGATTTGCGCGGCACGCCGGTGGTTCGAGACGAACGAGCCGAGCAGCCCCATTCCGGTGCTGCTTAAACGCGCCGAACAATTCGTCGGAAAGCGCTACGTCGATGTCGTCAAGGCCATTCCGCCGGAGCTTCTCGCTCAGTGGGAAGAGGCAGACGGCTCATGA
- a CDS encoding AAA-associated domain-containing protein: MQNSTVINAPVKTSQPPQPPRLGEEILRVEHVNRGFNKSQGELLVLDDANLSLREGEIVGLLGRSGSGKSTLLRIIAGLIEPTGGEVTYLGKPLNGPAEGVAMVFQTFALFPWLTVLQNVEAGLEALGVGARERRERALAAIDLIGLDGFENAYPRELSGGMRQRVGFARALVVDPTILLMDEPFSALDVLTAETLRTDLLDLWTQGRMPIKSVLIVTHNIEEAVFMCDRILVLSSNPGRVIAEIKVPFKHPRNRLDTDFRKLVDDIYAKMTARQTNEATKKGLELGSWMPRVSTNLMAGLIETLAMAPYHGRADMPEIARTLHLEVDELFPIAEVLQYLGFADVREGDVFLTPPARVFAEFGTQERKLMFADHLLKHVPLAARIRKVLNERPGHRAPRVRFEQELEDFLSDEAAEETLDAVIDWGRYGEVFSYNDKTEVFSLEDVES; this comes from the coding sequence ATGCAAAATTCGACCGTTATCAACGCCCCCGTCAAGACGTCCCAGCCGCCGCAGCCTCCGCGCCTCGGCGAAGAAATCCTGCGCGTCGAGCACGTGAATCGCGGCTTCAACAAGTCGCAAGGCGAACTGCTGGTGCTCGACGATGCGAACCTGTCGCTGCGCGAAGGCGAGATCGTCGGGCTGCTCGGCCGTTCCGGCTCGGGCAAGTCGACGCTGCTGCGCATCATCGCCGGCCTGATCGAGCCGACCGGCGGGGAAGTGACCTATCTCGGCAAGCCGCTGAACGGCCCGGCCGAAGGCGTCGCGATGGTGTTCCAGACCTTCGCGCTGTTTCCGTGGCTCACGGTGCTGCAGAACGTGGAAGCCGGCCTCGAAGCGCTTGGCGTCGGCGCGCGCGAGCGGCGCGAGCGTGCGCTCGCCGCGATCGACCTGATCGGTCTCGACGGTTTCGAGAACGCGTATCCGCGCGAGTTGTCGGGCGGCATGCGCCAGCGCGTGGGCTTTGCGCGCGCGCTCGTCGTCGATCCGACGATCCTGCTGATGGACGAGCCGTTCTCGGCGCTCGACGTGCTGACGGCCGAAACGCTGCGTACCGACTTGCTCGACTTGTGGACGCAAGGCCGGATGCCGATCAAGTCGGTGCTGATCGTCACGCACAACATCGAGGAAGCGGTGTTCATGTGCGACCGGATTCTCGTGCTGTCGTCGAACCCGGGCCGCGTGATCGCCGAGATCAAGGTGCCGTTCAAGCATCCGCGCAACCGGCTCGACACCGATTTCCGCAAGCTCGTCGACGACATCTACGCGAAGATGACCGCGCGTCAGACCAACGAGGCGACGAAGAAGGGGCTCGAGCTCGGCAGCTGGATGCCGCGCGTGTCGACCAACCTGATGGCCGGCCTGATCGAAACGCTCGCGATGGCGCCGTACCACGGCCGTGCCGACATGCCGGAAATCGCGCGCACGCTGCATCTGGAAGTCGACGAACTGTTCCCGATTGCTGAAGTGCTGCAGTACCTCGGTTTTGCGGACGTGCGGGAAGGGGATGTGTTCCTGACGCCGCCTGCGCGCGTGTTCGCGGAATTCGGTACGCAGGAACGCAAGCTGATGTTCGCGGATCACCTGCTGAAGCACGTGCCGCTCGCCGCGCGGATCAGGAAGGTACTGAACGAGCGGCCGGGCCACCGCGCGCCGCGCGTGCGCTTCGAGCAGGAGCTGGAGGATTTCCTGTCCGACGAGGCGGCCGAGGAAACGCTCGACGCGGTGATCGACTGGGGGCGGTACGGCGAAGTCTTCTCGTACAACGACAAGACCGAGGTGTTCAGTCTCGAGGATGTCGAGAGCTGA
- a CDS encoding ABC transporter permease translates to MDLSFFDPNRTANASAWRVLPNRWDAVAFPLIIGILAMAIVGFHQTMAPIGVLQTQKIALDPSNLPEYALRTTLRMLAAMVASLAFTLVYGTLAAKSRRAGMVLIPILDILQSVPVLGYISFTVTFFLALFPGRVLGAELAAIFAIFTSQAWNMTFSFYQSLRTVPRDLSEVSRGFHLTPWQRFWKLEVPFSMPGLIWNMMMSMSGGWFFVVASEAITVGNQTITLPGIGAYLAQAISDKNLGAVGWVIVAMSVVILAYDQLLFRPLVAWADKFRMENTASGDAPQSWLLDMMRRTHLIHQLLVPAGWLLSQAARIPLRLPPMKGARSRGASARRSSRIGDIIWGAFVILLTVYVVWRVVSFVSTGVTMGEVGHVLVLGLITLLRVLVLIAIASVIWVPLGVLIGLRPALAEKIQPLAQFLAAFPANLLFPVFVIVIVHFHLNADIWLSPLIVLGTQWYILFNVIAGAMSYPNDYKEATKNFRIRGWQWWRQAILPGIFPYYVTGAITASGGAWNASIVSEFVQWGDTKVVAHGLGAYIAQTTAAGDFPKIILGIAVMSLFVTLFNRLLWRPMYAYAESRLRLD, encoded by the coding sequence ATGGATCTCAGTTTCTTCGACCCGAACCGCACCGCCAACGCGTCCGCGTGGCGCGTGCTCCCCAATCGCTGGGACGCCGTCGCGTTTCCGCTGATCATCGGCATACTCGCGATGGCGATCGTCGGTTTTCACCAGACGATGGCGCCGATCGGCGTGCTGCAGACGCAGAAGATCGCGCTCGATCCGTCGAACCTGCCCGAATACGCGTTGCGCACCACGCTGCGGATGCTCGCGGCGATGGTCGCGTCGCTCGCGTTTACGCTCGTCTACGGCACGCTCGCCGCGAAAAGCCGCCGCGCGGGCATGGTGCTGATTCCGATTCTCGACATCCTGCAGTCGGTGCCGGTGCTCGGTTATATCTCGTTTACGGTCACGTTCTTTCTCGCGCTGTTCCCGGGCCGCGTGCTCGGCGCAGAACTCGCGGCGATCTTCGCGATCTTCACGAGTCAGGCATGGAACATGACGTTCAGCTTCTACCAGTCGCTGCGCACGGTGCCGCGCGACCTGAGTGAAGTGTCGCGCGGCTTTCACCTGACGCCGTGGCAGCGCTTCTGGAAGCTCGAGGTGCCGTTCTCGATGCCGGGGCTGATCTGGAACATGATGATGTCGATGTCGGGCGGCTGGTTCTTCGTCGTCGCGTCGGAGGCGATCACCGTCGGCAACCAGACGATCACGCTGCCGGGGATCGGCGCGTATCTCGCGCAGGCGATTTCGGACAAGAACCTCGGCGCGGTCGGCTGGGTGATCGTCGCGATGTCGGTCGTGATCCTGGCCTATGACCAGCTCCTGTTCCGCCCGCTCGTCGCGTGGGCCGACAAGTTCCGGATGGAAAACACCGCATCCGGCGATGCGCCGCAGTCGTGGCTGCTCGACATGATGCGCCGCACGCACCTGATCCACCAGTTGCTGGTGCCGGCCGGCTGGCTGCTGTCGCAGGCCGCGCGGATTCCGCTGCGCCTGCCGCCGATGAAGGGCGCGCGGTCGCGCGGCGCGTCGGCGCGTCGCTCGTCGCGCATCGGCGACATCATCTGGGGCGCGTTCGTGATCCTGCTGACGGTGTACGTCGTGTGGCGCGTCGTCAGCTTCGTGTCGACCGGCGTGACGATGGGCGAAGTCGGCCACGTGCTCGTGCTCGGGCTCATCACGCTGCTGCGCGTGTTGGTGCTGATTGCGATCGCGTCGGTGATCTGGGTGCCGCTCGGCGTGCTGATCGGGCTGCGCCCGGCGCTGGCCGAGAAGATCCAGCCGCTCGCGCAGTTTCTCGCGGCGTTCCCGGCGAACCTGCTGTTCCCGGTGTTCGTGATCGTGATCGTCCACTTCCACCTGAACGCGGACATCTGGCTGTCGCCGCTGATCGTGCTCGGCACGCAGTGGTACATCCTGTTCAACGTGATCGCCGGCGCGATGTCCTATCCGAACGACTACAAGGAAGCCACCAAGAATTTCCGCATCCGTGGCTGGCAATGGTGGCGGCAGGCGATCCTGCCCGGCATCTTCCCGTACTACGTGACCGGCGCGATCACCGCATCGGGAGGCGCGTGGAACGCGAGCATCGTGTCCGAATTCGTGCAGTGGGGCGACACGAAGGTCGTCGCGCACGGCCTCGGCGCGTACATCGCGCAGACCACCGCCGCCGGCGATTTCCCGAAGATCATCCTCGGCATCGCCGTGATGTCCCTGTTCGTTACCCTGTTCAACCGTCTGCTGTGGCGTCCGATGTACGCCTATGCGGAATCCCGGCTCCGTCTCGATTGA
- a CDS encoding inorganic phosphate transporter, giving the protein MPNLAATETSGAVSHRTRTISLALFFLIIAFGIVYVGIHLSADLSPVKESSILPFLLLIVALLIALGFEFVNGFHDTANAVATVIYTHSLDPHLAVVWSGLWNLFGVLVSSGAVAFGIVQLLPVELILQVGSGAGFAMVFSLLIAAVTWNLATWYFGLPSSSSHTLVGSIIGVGLMNQIVSGPSGTSGVDWNQALGVGKALLFSPLIGFVLSALVLLLLKALVRVPALYQEPKGNKPPPFWIRLLLILTCTGVSFAHGSNDGQKGMGLIMLILIGVMPTAYALNKAVTPDQTSTFVAVARHASATLVKYADPAAQSADPRTDVETYVRTHKLTPVTLPALGKLTDTIADQVAQAGGISSVPQNLVDNVRNNMYVASEAIRLMEKAKAPAFSVEDASALDAFKKQMDRATKFIPTWVKVAVAIALGLGTMVGWKRIVVTVGEKIGKSHLTYGQGASAEAVAMLTIGMADAYGLPVSTTHVLASGVAGTMTASGAGLRWDTVRNLVLAWVLTLPASIALSAALYWALHGLF; this is encoded by the coding sequence ATGCCGAATCTCGCGGCAACGGAAACCAGCGGTGCGGTCAGCCATCGCACGCGCACCATCAGCCTCGCGCTGTTTTTCCTGATCATTGCCTTCGGCATCGTCTATGTCGGGATTCATCTGAGCGCCGACCTCAGCCCGGTCAAGGAAAGCTCGATCCTCCCGTTCCTGCTGCTGATCGTCGCGCTGCTGATCGCGCTCGGCTTCGAGTTCGTGAACGGCTTTCACGACACCGCGAACGCGGTCGCGACCGTCATCTACACGCATTCGCTCGACCCGCATCTCGCGGTGGTCTGGTCGGGGCTCTGGAACCTGTTCGGCGTGCTCGTGTCGAGCGGCGCCGTCGCATTCGGCATCGTGCAGCTGCTGCCCGTCGAGCTGATCCTGCAGGTCGGCAGCGGCGCGGGCTTCGCGATGGTGTTCTCGCTGCTGATCGCGGCCGTCACGTGGAACCTCGCGACCTGGTATTTCGGGCTGCCGTCGTCGAGCTCGCACACGCTCGTCGGGTCGATCATCGGCGTCGGCCTGATGAACCAGATCGTCAGCGGCCCGTCGGGCACGAGCGGCGTCGACTGGAACCAGGCGCTCGGCGTCGGCAAGGCGCTGCTGTTCTCGCCGCTGATCGGCTTCGTGCTGTCCGCACTGGTGCTGCTGCTGCTGAAGGCGCTCGTGCGCGTGCCGGCGCTGTACCAGGAGCCGAAGGGCAACAAGCCGCCGCCGTTCTGGATCCGCCTGCTGCTGATTCTGACGTGCACCGGCGTGTCGTTCGCGCACGGCTCGAACGACGGGCAAAAGGGCATGGGCCTGATCATGCTGATCCTGATCGGCGTGATGCCGACCGCCTACGCGCTGAACAAGGCCGTGACACCCGACCAGACGAGCACGTTCGTCGCGGTCGCGCGCCACGCGTCGGCGACACTCGTCAAGTACGCCGACCCGGCCGCTCAGTCCGCCGACCCGCGCACCGACGTCGAGACGTACGTGCGCACGCACAAGCTGACGCCCGTGACGCTGCCCGCGCTGGGCAAGCTCACCGACACGATCGCCGACCAGGTCGCGCAGGCAGGCGGCATCTCGAGCGTGCCGCAGAACCTCGTCGACAACGTGCGCAACAACATGTACGTCGCGTCCGAGGCGATCCGCCTGATGGAGAAGGCGAAGGCGCCGGCGTTCTCGGTCGAGGACGCGAGCGCGCTCGACGCGTTCAAGAAGCAGATGGACCGCGCGACGAAATTCATCCCGACGTGGGTGAAGGTCGCGGTCGCGATCGCGCTCGGACTCGGCACGATGGTCGGCTGGAAGCGGATCGTCGTGACGGTCGGCGAGAAGATCGGCAAATCGCATCTCACGTACGGGCAGGGCGCGTCGGCCGAGGCCGTCGCGATGCTGACGATCGGCATGGCCGACGCATACGGGCTGCCGGTATCGACGACGCACGTGCTCGCGTCGGGCGTGGCCGGCACGATGACGGCGAGCGGCGCGGGCCTGCGCTGGGACACGGTGCGCAACCTCGTGCTCGCATGGGTGCTGACGCTGCCCGCGTCGATCGCGCTGTCGGCCGCGCTGTACTGGGCGCTGCACGGGCTTTTCTGA
- a CDS encoding metallophosphoesterase family protein: MSSSNPTRPSRRKALQCMAFGGLGTLFTLSGGILTPFDLALAQTGDARPADAGKPLFVQISDTHIGFNKEANPDVSATLRQTIDLVNGMPSMPALAIHTGDITHLSKAEEFDHASQLLSALRVPELHTVPGEHDVTDGSGAEYFGRFGKASDNRGYYSFDHAGVHFIGLVNVMHFKPNGLGSFGDDQLAWLAQDLKGRSSSTPIVVFSHMPMWTIYEPWGWGTGDAPQTMALLRRFGSVTVLNGHIHQIVSKVEGNITFHTARSTAFPQPTAGNGPGPVPLTVPHDRLPAMLGVTTVEFAGHPVSSSLHDATLA, translated from the coding sequence ATGTCTTCATCGAATCCCACCCGCCCGTCGCGCCGCAAGGCCCTCCAGTGCATGGCCTTCGGCGGGCTCGGCACGCTGTTTACGCTGTCGGGCGGCATCCTGACGCCGTTCGACCTCGCGCTCGCGCAGACCGGCGACGCGCGCCCGGCCGACGCCGGCAAACCGCTGTTCGTGCAGATCAGCGACACGCACATCGGCTTCAACAAGGAAGCCAATCCCGACGTGTCGGCCACGCTGCGGCAGACGATCGACCTCGTCAACGGGATGCCGTCGATGCCCGCGCTGGCCATCCACACCGGCGACATCACGCACCTGTCCAAAGCCGAGGAGTTCGACCACGCGTCGCAACTGCTGTCCGCGCTGCGCGTGCCGGAACTGCACACGGTGCCCGGCGAGCACGACGTCACCGACGGTTCGGGCGCCGAATATTTCGGCCGGTTCGGCAAGGCGTCGGACAATCGCGGCTACTACAGCTTCGATCACGCGGGCGTGCACTTCATCGGCCTCGTCAACGTGATGCATTTCAAGCCGAACGGGCTCGGCAGCTTCGGCGACGACCAGCTCGCATGGCTCGCGCAGGATCTCAAGGGCCGCTCGTCGAGCACGCCGATCGTCGTGTTCTCGCACATGCCGATGTGGACCATCTACGAGCCGTGGGGCTGGGGAACCGGCGACGCGCCGCAGACGATGGCGCTGCTGCGGCGCTTCGGCTCGGTCACGGTGCTGAACGGGCACATCCACCAGATCGTGTCGAAGGTCGAGGGCAACATCACGTTCCATACCGCGCGCTCCACCGCGTTCCCGCAGCCGACGGCCGGCAACGGCCCGGGGCCCGTGCCGCTCACGGTACCGCACGACCGGCTGCCGGCGATGCTCGGCGTGACGACCGTCGAATTCGCCGGCCATCCGGTCTCGTCGTCGCTGCATGACGCCACGCTGGCCTGA
- a CDS encoding cupredoxin domain-containing protein: MTRFKQSKIIAALILCSAAAGTPLAAFAQGPDGPLVTIRNFMFSPMSTTIKAGTTVTWKNLDGEPHTVVNDAGIFHSSALDQGDTYSFRFDKPGVYKVFCGIHPYMKETITVE; this comes from the coding sequence ATGACCCGCTTCAAGCAATCCAAGATCATCGCGGCGCTGATCCTGTGCTCGGCCGCCGCCGGCACGCCGCTCGCCGCGTTCGCGCAGGGCCCGGACGGCCCGCTCGTGACGATCCGCAATTTCATGTTTTCGCCGATGTCGACCACGATCAAGGCCGGCACGACGGTCACGTGGAAAAACCTCGACGGCGAACCGCACACCGTCGTCAACGACGCCGGCATCTTCCACTCGTCGGCGCTCGACCAGGGCGACACGTACTCGTTCCGCTTCGACAAGCCGGGCGTCTACAAGGTGTTCTGCGGGATTCATCCGTACATGAAGGAGACGATCACCGTCGAATGA
- a CDS encoding cupin domain-containing protein → MPRIDISAVPERLGSGYPRPFDAPCAQRIRQRLGDAGGLRDFGVNLMRVPPGGWSSQRHWHADEDEFVYVLEGELVMIEDGGETVLRAGDCAAFPKNSGNGHHLVNRSDAPAVYLEVGSRSPDDVITCPDIDMMSPSRDGRFLHKDGTPYPDA, encoded by the coding sequence ATGCCCAGGATCGACATCAGCGCCGTGCCCGAACGCCTGGGTAGCGGCTATCCGCGGCCGTTCGACGCGCCATGCGCGCAGCGCATCCGCCAGCGCCTGGGCGATGCCGGCGGGCTGCGCGATTTCGGCGTCAACCTGATGCGCGTGCCGCCGGGCGGCTGGTCCAGCCAGCGTCACTGGCACGCCGACGAAGACGAATTCGTCTACGTGCTCGAGGGCGAGCTCGTGATGATCGAGGACGGCGGCGAGACCGTGCTGCGTGCGGGCGACTGCGCGGCATTTCCGAAAAACTCCGGCAACGGCCATCACCTGGTCAACCGGTCGGACGCGCCCGCCGTCTATCTCGAAGTCGGCTCGCGCTCGCCGGACGACGTGATCACCTGCCCGGACATCGACATGATGAGCCCGAGCCGCGACGGCCGGTTCCTGCACAAGGACGGCACGCCTTACCCGGACGCGTAG